Proteins from one Chitinophaga oryzae genomic window:
- a CDS encoding efflux RND transporter periplasmic adaptor subunit, giving the protein MKPASKFALIFLSVGVSAMALQSCSSTEAKDDKEHKDSAAAAPALEAFTLQQGQLSTSIKIPGELVAFQRVDLYAKVSSFVKKLYVDVGSEVKAGQLLVTMEAPELNSQLSGAESRLKSQEAIYLSSKATYDRLLETSKTPGTVSQNDLDIAYAKQKSDLAQLEAAKASYREVGDTRNYLEIRAPFSGVISRRNVSAGAYVGPAGKGSDLPIFTLQEQKKLRLVVSIPEAYNSYLNNNSEVKFTTKSMLNQTFTAKVSRLSGALDERLRSQSIEMDVINDNKQLLPGMVAEVAIPLSGNHASAFVVPSKAVLNSTQGVYVIKVVNGKALWVPVKTGRKTDEQTEIFGDLALNDTLIKVASEEIRDSSAIKHVNVTGAK; this is encoded by the coding sequence ATGAAACCAGCATCAAAATTTGCCCTCATATTTTTATCCGTTGGTGTGTCTGCCATGGCCCTGCAGAGCTGTAGCTCCACAGAAGCGAAGGACGACAAGGAGCACAAGGACAGTGCGGCGGCCGCACCGGCTTTGGAAGCTTTTACCTTGCAACAGGGACAACTGTCCACTTCCATAAAAATTCCCGGTGAATTGGTGGCTTTTCAACGGGTAGACCTGTACGCGAAGGTGAGCAGCTTTGTAAAAAAGCTGTACGTGGACGTGGGCAGCGAAGTGAAAGCCGGCCAGCTGCTGGTGACCATGGAAGCACCGGAACTGAACTCCCAGTTGTCCGGCGCTGAGTCACGCCTCAAGTCACAGGAGGCCATCTATCTCTCCAGCAAAGCTACCTACGACCGCCTGCTGGAAACCAGCAAAACGCCCGGTACCGTGTCCCAGAACGACCTGGACATCGCTTATGCCAAGCAGAAGTCAGACCTCGCACAGCTGGAGGCTGCCAAAGCTTCCTACCGCGAAGTGGGAGATACCCGTAACTACCTCGAGATACGGGCGCCTTTCAGCGGTGTTATCAGCCGGAGGAACGTGAGCGCCGGCGCTTATGTAGGTCCGGCGGGCAAAGGCTCCGATCTGCCTATTTTTACCCTGCAGGAACAAAAGAAACTGCGTCTGGTGGTGAGTATCCCGGAAGCGTACAACAGTTATCTGAACAATAACAGCGAAGTGAAATTCACTACCAAGTCCATGCTCAACCAGACGTTTACCGCCAAAGTAAGCAGGTTGTCCGGCGCGCTCGACGAAAGGCTGCGTTCCCAGAGCATCGAAATGGACGTGATCAATGATAACAAACAGCTGCTGCCCGGCATGGTGGCTGAAGTGGCCATTCCGCTCTCGGGAAATCATGCCAGCGCTTTTGTGGTGCCCTCCAAAGCGGTGCTCAATTCCACCCAGGGCGTGTACGTTATTAAGGTAGTCAACGGCAAGGCTTTATGGGTACCCGTAAAGACCGGCCGCAAAACAGATGAGCAGACAGAAATCTTCGGCGATCTCGCGCTGAATGATACCCTTATCAAAGTAGCCAGTGAGGAAATAAGAGACAGCTCGGCGATCAAACACGTAAACGTGACAGGCGCTAAGTAA
- a CDS encoding LysR family transcriptional regulator: MITTNDLQLVAHIVTEGSLTRAADKMYLTQSALSHQLKDLEKRAGLPIFERVNKKLLLTPAGRRVMESANKILPQLARLQEDIQACRKGKLYTLRISTECYTCYHWLPQVVSELKALHQQVEISIVAAATQKPLTWLMNGELDVAIISDSRPPAGVHTHTLFNDEVVAVLPRRHPFVGQKKSLAAEDFATEHLLTYDMAEEAGAQNMMREFFRASPPKDITRLQLTEAIVEMIHAGMGVGVFATWAIAPYLKSRDLVTLPLQTPLRKRTWKAACLDRQNPLIRHFVEHIRQHFKPSLQKQSK; this comes from the coding sequence ATGATTACCACGAACGATCTGCAGCTGGTCGCACACATTGTAACGGAAGGTTCGCTTACACGGGCGGCAGACAAGATGTACCTGACGCAGTCGGCGCTGAGCCATCAGTTGAAGGACCTGGAGAAAAGAGCGGGCCTGCCCATCTTTGAGCGGGTCAACAAAAAGCTGCTACTGACGCCGGCCGGCCGGAGGGTGATGGAGAGCGCCAACAAGATACTGCCGCAGCTGGCACGGCTGCAGGAAGATATACAGGCGTGCCGTAAAGGCAAATTGTATACCCTGCGTATCAGCACGGAATGTTATACCTGTTATCACTGGTTGCCGCAGGTGGTGAGTGAGCTGAAAGCGCTGCACCAGCAGGTGGAGATCAGCATTGTGGCTGCGGCCACCCAGAAGCCGTTGACCTGGCTGATGAACGGCGAACTGGACGTGGCCATCATCAGCGACAGCCGTCCGCCAGCCGGCGTGCATACGCATACCCTTTTTAACGACGAAGTGGTGGCTGTGCTGCCGCGTCGCCATCCTTTTGTCGGGCAAAAGAAATCGCTGGCAGCGGAGGATTTTGCCACGGAGCACCTGCTCACTTACGATATGGCCGAGGAAGCCGGCGCGCAGAACATGATGCGGGAATTTTTCCGGGCATCGCCTCCCAAAGACATCACCCGGCTGCAACTTACCGAAGCGATCGTTGAAATGATACATGCCGGTATGGGCGTTGGTGTATTTGCCACCTGGGCTATTGCGCCGTACCTTAAAAGCAGGGACCTCGTTACCCTGCCGCTGCAAACGCCGTTGCGGAAGCGGACCTGGAAAGCGGCGTGCCTCGACCGGCAAAATCCGCTGATACGGCATTTTGTGGAGCATATCCGGCAACATTTTAAACCCTCCCTTCAGAAACAGTCCAAATAA
- a CDS encoding type VI secretion system Vgr family protein: MSLYTRTTFTIGDSRFSSFHSLKLSQTIDGHHTFEILISYDWLSQLGKGLFTAGREFLGKEISITITGVEAAAAQKPLQFNGVVTGINAGKESDGTHGFCVIKGFSPTILLEDDPHIATFEMQSLREIVSQAMKGVSPYGSAPAVQPANTDPLKYIVQYKESTHHFISRLAARYGEWYFYDGQKIVFGNYSPKEISLTHQVDLIDFDLGLEVHPNNTRFTGYEYRRNQVVENETSAQAAGQMNNYTAHMQDVSDKLYRKPSLHKLNHGFSSAAKETVDDFTLLQKKGRQAQMVLLKGTSQHTALRVGDIISINESVFGQANHGRFTITRLEHLCTENGLYKNTFEAIPADTAMPRVDFEPQTGCEPQSAIVTDNNDPKGLGRIRARFRWQQQGSTPWIRIIAPHGGSGKGFYFVPELGEEVWVGFENGNPEAPYVMGTAYNGDAKTDYGDPQNNIKAIRTRSGHTIRLDDTEGAESITITDKSGNTIQLDTAGKNIHITAMETIDLTAKNINLKASESVTVDAGENVETTAGTDVKVKAGNAYTLEAINITEEASEDIMQKAQDAMKLRSGTMSLYTTLGDIKIIGSGTTVLQGNKMVKISKG, encoded by the coding sequence ATGTCTTTATATACCCGAACCACTTTCACCATTGGCGACAGTCGCTTCTCTTCTTTCCATTCCCTGAAGCTGTCCCAGACCATCGACGGTCACCATACTTTTGAAATACTGATCAGTTACGACTGGCTGTCACAGCTGGGCAAAGGCCTGTTTACCGCCGGAAGGGAATTCCTGGGGAAGGAGATCAGTATCACCATCACCGGCGTAGAGGCGGCGGCAGCCCAGAAACCCCTGCAGTTCAACGGAGTGGTCACCGGCATTAACGCCGGCAAAGAGAGCGACGGCACCCACGGCTTCTGCGTGATAAAAGGCTTCAGCCCTACCATCCTGCTGGAAGACGATCCCCATATCGCTACCTTCGAAATGCAGTCCCTCCGGGAAATCGTATCGCAGGCCATGAAAGGAGTAAGCCCTTACGGCAGCGCACCGGCCGTTCAGCCGGCCAATACCGACCCGCTGAAATATATCGTGCAGTACAAGGAAAGTACCCACCACTTTATCAGCCGCCTCGCGGCCCGCTACGGCGAATGGTACTTCTACGACGGCCAGAAGATCGTCTTCGGCAACTATTCCCCGAAGGAAATATCCCTGACGCACCAGGTAGACCTGATCGACTTCGACCTGGGCCTCGAGGTACATCCTAATAATACCCGTTTCACAGGATACGAATATCGCCGGAACCAGGTAGTGGAGAATGAAACTTCCGCTCAGGCAGCGGGACAAATGAACAACTACACCGCCCATATGCAGGATGTCAGCGATAAACTTTACCGCAAACCCTCCCTGCATAAACTGAACCACGGCTTCAGCAGCGCTGCCAAGGAAACGGTGGACGACTTCACCCTGCTGCAGAAAAAAGGCCGGCAGGCGCAGATGGTGCTCCTGAAAGGTACCAGCCAGCATACGGCCCTGCGCGTCGGAGATATCATCTCCATCAATGAAAGCGTGTTCGGACAGGCCAATCATGGAAGGTTTACGATCACCCGCCTCGAACACCTCTGCACAGAAAACGGACTTTATAAAAATACCTTCGAAGCCATCCCGGCAGATACGGCCATGCCCCGCGTGGACTTCGAGCCACAGACCGGCTGCGAGCCGCAAAGCGCTATCGTAACGGACAACAACGACCCGAAAGGACTGGGCCGCATACGCGCCCGCTTCCGCTGGCAGCAACAGGGATCTACGCCATGGATACGCATAATAGCCCCCCACGGCGGCAGTGGCAAAGGGTTTTACTTCGTGCCCGAACTGGGAGAAGAGGTATGGGTAGGTTTCGAAAATGGTAACCCGGAAGCCCCCTACGTAATGGGAACGGCCTATAACGGCGACGCCAAAACGGATTACGGCGACCCGCAGAATAATATCAAAGCCATCCGCACCCGCAGCGGCCATACCATCCGCCTCGATGACACGGAAGGCGCCGAAAGCATCACTATCACGGATAAAAGCGGTAATACCATCCAGCTGGACACGGCCGGTAAAAATATCCATATCACGGCCATGGAAACCATCGACCTGACGGCGAAAAATATCAACCTGAAAGCGTCTGAAAGTGTAACCGTGGACGCGGGAGAAAACGTGGAAACCACCGCCGGCACAGACGTTAAGGTCAAAGCTGGCAACGCCTATACGTTGGAAGCAATCAACATCACGGAAGAAGCATCGGAAGATATCATGCAGAAAGCCCAGGATGCCATGAAGCTACGCTCCGGCACCATGAGCCTGTATACCACCCTCGGGGACATCAAAATTATCGGCAGCGGTACCACCGTATTACAAGGCAATAAAATGGTGAAGATTTCCAAAGGCTGA
- a CDS encoding DUF6850 family outer membrane beta-barrel protein, with product MKKFYLLITCQLLSAGVIAQSDGASDSLLTYRATALQFRQAAQGVTLLQHYASGNVGIVSLQGTAASGGYRLAQEPQQHRVASFGSEGIKEAGRFKLYGQFTYSRTWDDSLAWMLSGIAADNRPYYFAAGKAGKYDRQSYQMKGLAAYTLRPDKWYAGAGVSYRYQTAFRSVDPRPSVRQFSLAVQPEITWKNGRHWLGIQPMIGYGYENTSVQYKNTQYQHNYDSYPERRTWLMMGMGYMQPRSGQGEQMNIRIRKNGLTLFHQYHYAGWDFNTQAGWDREKAVFSPPSESSLKETQWGTYTLNCYQLHMLAQQGLRHSIQLHAVLRNGEDFNSYAVPPLVQALNASNYRYRYRQVAAEYSRLSARENGWVPGWGGSLQWQQEEKQDFITAHQLSYSRLTPVLFGELHRDRHGDRFHTRLAGGVQLPLSAGVHVLPTQMTAFSREVVYRDYYYYGATAVSLDWQATYITRRVLHTLPAGITLRVKYTQAPGNIQPSEPLATAPGNSYLWSSLAFNLYL from the coding sequence ATGAAAAAATTTTATCTGCTTATCACTTGCCAACTATTATCCGCAGGCGTCATCGCGCAAAGCGATGGCGCTTCGGATAGCCTGCTGACCTACCGCGCCACTGCCCTGCAATTCCGGCAGGCCGCACAGGGTGTGACCCTGTTACAGCACTATGCCTCCGGCAATGTGGGCATCGTTTCCCTGCAGGGTACAGCCGCCAGTGGCGGTTACCGGCTGGCGCAGGAACCGCAGCAGCACAGGGTGGCTTCGTTTGGTAGTGAAGGTATAAAGGAAGCCGGCCGGTTTAAATTATACGGTCAGTTTACGTATAGCCGTACCTGGGATGACAGCCTTGCCTGGATGCTCTCCGGCATAGCTGCGGACAACCGCCCTTACTATTTTGCCGCCGGCAAAGCCGGTAAGTATGACCGGCAGTCGTACCAGATGAAGGGACTGGCAGCCTACACCCTGCGCCCTGACAAATGGTACGCCGGCGCGGGTGTTTCCTACCGCTACCAGACGGCCTTCCGCTCCGTAGATCCACGGCCGTCCGTACGGCAGTTTTCGCTCGCTGTGCAGCCCGAAATTACCTGGAAAAATGGCCGTCACTGGCTGGGCATACAACCGATGATAGGCTACGGTTACGAAAATACTTCCGTGCAATACAAGAACACCCAGTACCAGCATAACTATGACAGTTATCCCGAACGCCGCACCTGGCTGATGATGGGCATGGGGTATATGCAACCGCGGAGTGGTCAGGGGGAACAAATGAACATCCGCATCCGGAAGAACGGGCTTACCCTCTTTCACCAATATCATTATGCGGGATGGGATTTCAACACACAGGCGGGCTGGGACCGGGAAAAGGCGGTGTTCTCCCCTCCTTCCGAAAGTTCACTGAAAGAAACACAGTGGGGCACGTATACCCTTAACTGTTATCAGCTGCATATGCTTGCGCAACAGGGCTTACGGCACAGTATACAACTCCACGCGGTGCTCCGCAACGGCGAAGATTTCAACAGCTACGCCGTGCCACCGCTGGTACAGGCGCTGAATGCCAGCAACTATCGCTACCGATACCGACAGGTGGCGGCTGAATACAGTCGCCTCAGCGCCCGGGAAAACGGTTGGGTACCCGGATGGGGCGGATCATTGCAGTGGCAGCAGGAAGAGAAACAGGACTTCATCACCGCGCATCAGTTGAGCTACAGCAGGCTGACGCCCGTCCTCTTCGGGGAACTGCACCGGGACCGGCATGGCGATCGTTTTCATACCCGGCTCGCCGGTGGTGTGCAATTGCCGTTATCTGCCGGTGTGCATGTGTTGCCCACGCAAATGACCGCTTTTTCGCGGGAGGTCGTGTATCGTGATTATTACTATTATGGCGCCACAGCAGTTTCGCTGGACTGGCAGGCCACTTATATTACCCGGAGAGTTCTGCATACGTTGCCTGCGGGGATAACGCTGCGGGTAAAATATACGCAGGCGCCGGGGAACATACAACCGTCCGAACCGCTGGCGACAGCGCCGGGCAACAGCTATCTCTGGTCGTCACTGGCCTTTAACCTATATTTATAA
- a CDS encoding cytochrome-c peroxidase yields MKRIAVILSSLLLLMLTTALRRGTQEVPLTGDSLRRLYARPVSEWPRPTIDSGVVWKEFAAIPLDTALPRLLEDPEVNLGKTLFFDPRLSGSNQISCSSCHDPDLAWGDGRTVSLGHDHLQGTRNTPSLLNVGIHEAFFWDGRSSSLEDQAINPIATHHEMNMEPPLLAAKLNKIEGYKALFRQAYGTERIDFDQIVKAIAAFEKTIHSRTSRFDQFLNGNYQRMTDEEIQGMHLFRTKARCMNCHNGQYLTDGQFHNIGLTYYGRKYEDLGRYNFTKDTADVGKFRTPSLRDVMLTRPWMHNGLFDNMEGILNIYNSGMHMMKPRPGRENDPMFPKTDPLMQPLQLTPADKKALIAFLHSVTGVPYKMRRPVLPQ; encoded by the coding sequence ATGAAACGAATTGCCGTTATATTATCTTCTTTGTTATTACTGATGCTGACAACGGCTTTGCGCCGGGGCACGCAGGAAGTGCCGCTGACAGGCGACAGCCTGCGGCGGTTATATGCCCGCCCGGTCAGCGAATGGCCGCGTCCCACGATCGATAGCGGTGTGGTATGGAAAGAATTTGCCGCTATACCATTGGACACGGCCCTTCCCAGGTTGCTGGAAGATCCGGAGGTGAACCTTGGTAAAACGCTTTTTTTTGATCCCCGTTTGTCCGGCTCCAACCAGATATCCTGCAGCAGTTGCCATGACCCGGACCTCGCCTGGGGCGACGGTCGCACCGTTTCGCTGGGGCACGACCACCTTCAGGGCACCCGCAATACGCCATCGTTGCTGAATGTGGGGATACATGAGGCTTTTTTCTGGGATGGCCGTTCCTCTTCCCTGGAAGACCAGGCTATCAATCCCATTGCCACACATCATGAAATGAACATGGAGCCGCCTTTGCTGGCCGCCAAGCTGAATAAGATCGAAGGTTACAAGGCGCTGTTCCGGCAAGCTTACGGCACTGAGCGTATTGACTTTGACCAGATCGTGAAAGCGATTGCCGCGTTTGAGAAAACGATCCACAGCCGCACATCGCGGTTTGACCAATTTCTCAACGGCAACTACCAGCGAATGACGGACGAAGAGATACAGGGCATGCATCTGTTCCGCACTAAAGCACGCTGCATGAACTGCCACAACGGGCAATACCTGACAGACGGGCAATTTCACAATATAGGCCTCACCTACTACGGCCGGAAGTACGAAGACCTTGGCCGTTATAACTTTACCAAAGACACCGCCGATGTTGGAAAGTTCCGTACCCCTTCCCTGCGCGATGTGATGCTCACCCGGCCGTGGATGCACAACGGCCTGTTTGATAATATGGAGGGCATTCTGAACATCTACAACAGCGGTATGCATATGATGAAGCCACGGCCTGGCCGGGAGAACGATCCGATGTTCCCCAAAACAGACCCGTTGATGCAGCCGCTGCAGTTGACGCCGGCCGACAAGAAAGCGCTGATCGCTTTCCTTCACTCCGTTACCGGTGTGCCCTACAAAATGAGACGGCCGGTGCTGCCGCAATAA
- a CDS encoding MarR family winged helix-turn-helix transcriptional regulator produces MNLVNELEELALATRLKRLSERLSQDISKIYKESGLEFEARWFLVLELLVRQKQLSVTEISESLQLTHPAVVQFTDQLLAQGLIKTTPDNRDKRRRLISLSAAGKQMHRKISPMLEVIREENRKWLEQASANLLTVLGELEKSLDEKSMYKRVKISLLEQSDQ; encoded by the coding sequence ATGAACCTGGTGAACGAACTGGAGGAACTGGCACTGGCTACGCGGCTCAAAAGGCTCAGTGAGCGCCTGTCTCAGGACATAAGCAAAATATATAAAGAATCCGGGCTGGAGTTTGAAGCGCGGTGGTTCCTGGTATTGGAGCTGCTGGTGCGGCAAAAGCAGTTGAGCGTAACCGAAATATCCGAATCATTGCAGCTCACCCACCCTGCCGTGGTGCAGTTTACCGACCAGCTGCTGGCCCAGGGGTTGATTAAAACAACGCCTGACAACCGGGACAAACGTCGCCGGTTGATTTCCCTGTCGGCCGCCGGCAAACAGATGCACCGTAAAATCAGTCCCATGCTGGAAGTCATCCGGGAAGAAAACCGTAAATGGCTGGAGCAGGCCAGCGCCAACCTGTTGACTGTACTCGGGGAACTGGAAAAATCGCTGGATGAAAAGAGTATGTACAAGCGGGTAAAAATCAGCCTGCTGGAGCAATCTGACCAATAG
- a CDS encoding thioredoxin family protein — protein MQTAIKHFTGQQVEEAFALAKAEQRPLLIDFWADDCKGCQRMDAVTYEDEQVRDYLEEHYVLVMFNLKEVTKAFATKYLTRALIWAPTFLVYTPDGSVLREATGYLPPHQFLAELTIGRALLAMRRGKAADGLSLLNGLITDAPHPALHQEVLYWLGVAAFFAEGKSFDALVPYWRELRQTYPDSLWAERADTFPG, from the coding sequence ATGCAAACAGCAATTAAACATTTTACCGGGCAACAGGTGGAAGAAGCATTTGCGCTGGCAAAAGCGGAGCAGCGTCCTTTGCTGATCGACTTCTGGGCAGACGACTGTAAAGGCTGTCAGCGCATGGATGCGGTGACCTATGAAGATGAACAGGTGCGTGACTACCTGGAGGAACACTATGTGCTGGTGATGTTCAACCTGAAGGAAGTGACGAAAGCATTCGCCACCAAATACCTGACACGTGCGCTGATATGGGCGCCCACCTTTTTGGTGTATACACCGGACGGCAGTGTCCTCCGGGAAGCGACGGGCTACCTGCCGCCGCATCAGTTCCTGGCAGAACTGACCATTGGCAGGGCACTGCTGGCCATGCGCCGGGGCAAAGCGGCAGACGGACTTTCGTTGTTGAACGGACTGATCACCGACGCACCGCATCCGGCGCTGCACCAGGAAGTATTATACTGGCTGGGCGTAGCGGCTTTCTTCGCCGAAGGCAAATCATTTGATGCACTGGTGCCCTACTGGCGTGAACTGCGGCAAACCTACCCGGACAGCCTGTGGGCGGAGCGGGCAGACACCTTCCCCGGCTGA
- a CDS encoding outer membrane beta-barrel family protein, with amino-acid sequence MAFSQTGNVFYSIKGTFATTDNTPARDVVVQLLQAADKKLVKLEYTDAQGNFSFDHLPAGQYLLATQSMAYTPWLSAALTLNKHLQLGTLRLQPTTTTLKEATVTATKPFVQQQYDKTTLNVAGSISAAGSTALEVLEKAPGITIDQNDNIAMRGRQGVQVMMDGKLVPMSGQELANLLRNLSASQIEKIDLITNPSARYDAAGNAGIIDIRLRKGHQSGTSGNVSLSYGQGIYPKINPSVNFNSKGKKVNFFGSYSYNYREFMNDLDIERQFYNAADKYSGGINYDNFFKFGFNNHNARLGADYNVSPDITIGIVANGIFNRGDIRSTSVAESFNIQQQPTGSFITKGDNHPQRNNGSINLNYKHKLDTSGKELSVDLDYARFGNDELQNYRTSYFDLQQKPTKPDYRLFGNLSGDLSIKSVKADYSQPLKSIGAQLDAGIKSSWVKADNDVQFYDRSSGTDILDTGKSNRFKYDENINAAYLNASKKWAHLSVQLGLRVENTIAKGLQVTNKESFDRNYTQFFPSGYVGYMFNKNHDLGVSLSRRINRPSYRDLNPFKVFLDPLTYSTGNPYLKPEITNAFELTHTFKEKYITKIGFSTTTDNILTVLSPDKDPNSVIQTGHNLARYNYYNLSFSVPFSVGKWLNSNNEALAYYGEYKGDLANTRLNASRVSFNLNSINSITLDPNTSMEVTATYSSRTYYGFLDVKGVWFMGIGAQRQLWKKKASLKLNLSDVFFTNYTNAVTRLTGYGETFFQRRDSRVLTVTFNYKFGGNGSGSGNRKAGGAEEEKRRAG; translated from the coding sequence ATGGCATTCAGCCAGACTGGCAACGTGTTTTACAGCATTAAAGGAACATTCGCTACAACAGACAACACCCCGGCCAGGGACGTAGTGGTACAACTGTTACAGGCAGCCGATAAGAAGCTGGTCAAACTGGAATACACCGATGCGCAGGGTAACTTCTCCTTCGACCATCTGCCCGCAGGGCAATACCTGCTGGCAACACAGAGCATGGCATATACGCCGTGGCTGTCGGCGGCCCTTACGCTCAACAAACACCTGCAGCTGGGCACGCTCCGGCTGCAACCCACTACCACCACCCTGAAGGAAGCCACTGTCACCGCCACCAAACCATTCGTTCAGCAACAATATGATAAAACCACGCTCAACGTGGCTGGGTCGATATCGGCCGCAGGCAGCACCGCGCTGGAGGTGCTCGAAAAAGCGCCGGGCATCACCATTGACCAGAACGATAACATCGCTATGCGCGGCAGACAAGGCGTACAGGTGATGATGGACGGAAAACTGGTCCCCATGTCCGGACAGGAGCTGGCCAATTTGTTACGCAACCTCTCGGCCAGCCAGATAGAAAAGATCGACCTGATCACCAACCCGTCCGCACGGTATGACGCCGCCGGCAACGCCGGCATTATCGACATCCGGCTCCGCAAAGGCCATCAGAGCGGCACCAGCGGCAACGTATCACTCAGCTACGGACAGGGGATCTATCCTAAAATAAATCCCTCCGTTAATTTCAACAGCAAAGGCAAGAAGGTGAACTTCTTCGGTTCTTACAGTTATAACTACCGGGAGTTCATGAATGACCTCGACATTGAACGGCAGTTCTACAATGCAGCGGACAAGTATTCCGGAGGCATTAACTACGATAACTTTTTCAAGTTTGGTTTCAACAACCATAACGCCCGGCTCGGCGCTGACTATAACGTCTCCCCGGATATAACCATCGGCATAGTGGCCAATGGTATCTTTAACAGGGGAGATATCCGCTCTACCAGTGTGGCAGAGTCTTTCAACATTCAACAGCAGCCAACCGGTTCCTTTATCACCAAAGGAGACAACCATCCGCAACGCAACAACGGAAGCATCAACCTGAATTATAAACACAAACTGGACACCAGCGGGAAAGAGCTGTCGGTAGACCTGGACTATGCCCGTTTCGGCAACGACGAGCTGCAGAACTACCGGACGTCCTATTTCGATCTGCAGCAGAAGCCCACCAAACCGGACTACCGGCTGTTTGGCAACCTCTCGGGCGACCTGAGCATCAAATCCGTAAAAGCCGATTACTCCCAGCCCCTGAAAAGTATCGGCGCGCAGCTGGATGCCGGCATTAAAAGCAGTTGGGTAAAAGCGGACAACGATGTACAGTTTTATGACCGGAGCAGCGGAACGGACATCCTGGATACCGGCAAAAGCAACCGTTTTAAATATGATGAAAACATCAATGCCGCTTATCTCAACGCCTCAAAAAAATGGGCGCACCTGAGCGTACAGCTGGGCCTGCGGGTAGAAAACACCATTGCCAAAGGATTACAGGTCACCAATAAAGAAAGTTTTGACCGCAACTACACCCAGTTCTTTCCCAGCGGGTATGTGGGTTATATGTTTAACAAGAACCATGACCTGGGCGTGTCTCTGAGCCGCCGTATCAACCGGCCCTCCTACCGCGACCTGAACCCCTTCAAGGTATTTCTCGATCCGCTGACTTATTCTACCGGTAACCCCTATCTGAAACCGGAGATCACCAACGCTTTTGAGCTGACGCATACCTTTAAAGAGAAATACATCACCAAGATTGGCTTCAGCACGACCACCGATAATATCCTGACGGTGTTATCGCCGGACAAGGACCCCAACAGTGTCATTCAGACAGGTCACAACCTTGCGCGGTATAATTATTACAACCTCAGTTTCAGTGTACCCTTCTCCGTAGGAAAATGGCTGAACAGCAATAACGAAGCGCTGGCCTACTATGGAGAATACAAGGGAGACCTGGCCAATACCCGTCTGAATGCCAGCAGGGTTTCGTTTAACCTTAACAGTATCAACAGCATCACCCTCGATCCCAATACCAGCATGGAAGTAACGGCCACCTACAGCAGCCGTACCTACTATGGTTTCCTGGACGTAAAAGGCGTATGGTTTATGGGCATCGGCGCTCAGCGGCAGTTATGGAAAAAGAAAGCTTCCCTGAAGCTGAACCTCTCCGATGTGTTCTTTACCAACTATACCAACGCCGTCACCCGGTTGACCGGCTACGGCGAAACCTTTTTCCAGCGCAGGGATAGCCGGGTGCTGACGGTTACCTTCAATTACAAATTCGGCGGCAATGGTTCCGGCAGTGGCAACAGGAAGGCTGGCGGCGCCGAAGAAGAAAAACGCCGGGCCGGATAA